Below is a genomic region from Echinicola rosea.
GGCATTTTCTAAATAGGTTTCAATTTCTTGTTCTTCAGTTAGAAAATGGAAGGCCGCACGATCATGCCAGAAGTCATATTGTTCTGTTGCTACAAAAGTTTCCGCATCTGCCACTAGCCATTTCACTTTATTGGCACGATTACCAAGTCTTTGCCTTGCTCGCTTAAGTGCTGATTCAGAAATATCGAGAACAGTAATGTTCAGATACCCCAAGTCAATCAGATGATCTACCAGTAAACTGTCCCCTCCACCAACATCTATGATTTTAGTATGTTTAGGTATATTAAACTGCTTTAAGAAACTCAAAGAGGTTTTAGGGGTTGGTTGATACCAGCTTACTTCTTCTAATCGTTTTGATTGATAAATGTTCTCCCAATGTTTTTGCCTGTCAAAACTTCCCATTATTCCTGAATTTTGTTTTCTACTACTTTGTATCCGGTCTTATTGATCGCTTCTACGATTTTGTCTTTTCGTACTTGGCTTGGATCATACTTTACTATGGTATTACCCTTTTCGTATGATGCTTTCACCTCTTCAACTCCATCAAGTTCGCCTACTGCATGGGTTATATGGGATTCACAACCCGAACAGGTCATTCCTTTTACAGATAGTTCTATGGTATTAAAAGTAGTAGATTGAAACAGTGCGTTTTCAGAATTCCAGTCACTTACTTTGGATTCAGTGACCGTATATCCCGTGCTGTTAATTGCCTCAATAATTTTGTTTACATCAACTAATGATGCATTGTATTTTACTTGTGCATTAGCGTTTTTATGCGACGCAGTCGTTTCTAAAACTCCATTCAGACCTGATACTGCATGTTTAACGTGCTCTTCACAGCCTGTGCAGGTCATGCCCTTGAGCTTAAAGTCAGCTAATTTGATTTGGGTCTGATCCTGATCAGCTACAACTCCTGAACTGGTGCTGTTGGGATAGAATATATGTGAATAGGAAGGGAATGCGAGCGTAAGAGTAGCAAACACTGTAACTATTCCCAAAAACTTTTTTGACTGCCAGAACGATGGTTTTTGGTCATCCTCACAGGCACAAGCAATTTCTTCAGCTGTTCTGGATCTGAGTTTTTGATACCAGGCGAAAGCTAACACCCCAATTGTCAGCATAATTAAGTACGGCCTGAAAGGCTCCATCCAGGATAAGGTGGAGGCAATGCCACTAATTCCGGCAAGAAACGAAATTACTGGCGTGATGCAACATAGCGAAGCTACAATAGCAGCCAGCAATCCGGCACTTGCGCTCTTGGTAGAAAAATCTGCCTGTTTGGAATGTTGGTTACTGGTATTCATGACACTGTAGATTTTTGATCTGTCGATACGAGGCTGTCTAAAATTGGAGCAATTACTTTCAGGTTTTCCATTTTAAGTGAATAGAATATGGTTTGTCCTACTTTTTCACTCACCACTAGTCCGCCCTCACGCAGCTTTTTCAAATGCTGAGAAATTGCAGGTACAGTCATATCTAAAATGTCACTCATGTCACAGGGACATAGCTTGGATTCCTTGTGGAGTAGAAAAAGGATTTTAAGCCGGATTTCATTGCCCGACAGGCTCAATGCCTTAGCTACCATAGTTATTGATGGCGCTACTCTGGTAATTTCTACTTTGCAATGTTTGATCTGCTCAACGTCTGCGAAAACCCGGATACATGATTTATTCATAACTGTTCTTATTTAAGCAACTACTTAAATAACGAAGATGGATATTAAAAGTTTAAACTCATAGATGATTTCCATCTGTTTCGTTAGAAAGTTCCATCTACATACTATACATAGCCCAAAGAAATCACAAACAACTACTTTATACTACAATTTTTTTTTTAAGCAATACTAATTACATATCAATAACCAGTACTGTCCCATTAAAATCTAAAACAGTTCTTTGAAACGTCTGAAATAGAGTTAGTTGCAGGGGTTTCTAAAGCGAACGGACTTGAAACTATAGCTTTGTATCAGTTTAACCTGATGGTATATGTTTCAAGATAAATACGTTTTCGCCCAATTGATCTCATTTCTTAATCGGAGTAAGTTCATTCGTATCGTCGCCAGGTATAATGGCGACAAATATGTGAAGCATTTCAACTGTTGGAATCAACTACTGTGCATGATGTTCGGCCAGCTCTCCAATCGTGAAAGTCTAAGAGATTTGATCGCCGCTCTTGATGCACATCATTCCAAATGCTATCATTTAGGGGTGGGGAAGAACGTCTCCAAATCGTCTTTGGCAAGAGCCAATCAGGACAGGGACTATCCTTTTATACTTACTTGAAAAAGGAAAAATCTCAAGGAAAGAGGCTGCTCTCTTATTGGTAGTTAAAAAACACAAAAACCTACGAAATTCTCACTGAAATGGTGAGGCAAAACCTTATCAAAAAACAGGGAAAAGGAAGAGCCACTTATTATGCTCTTAGATGACTACCCTAACTTTGATCATCCTTTCTGATTTCATATATCCGCCAAAAGCCTTAAATCCTCCACTAAGTGGTTCGAGTTTTCTCTTACCAGCTCCACAACCCAAAAACGAGGCGAAAATTCACCTCGTTTTTTATTTATATTACATAAACCAACAAACAAACATCATTTTCACTTATATAATAAGCTGTTAATTCGAAAGAAGAATTGTCAAAAACCAATTCCATCAAAAATCAGAATACTGACAACAACCTTCAAAAATCATATGATTTAACAAATGGTTCGATCAATCCCATTGGCTTAGCCCATAGGATTCGAACCAAATTTTAAACAGATATACACCCAAATACCATTAATTATTCCGAATAAATGGAATAAACTTATTTTAAAAGTTAAAGCTAAGGCAGCCAACAATGGCTTCCTTGAATAACCAAAAGCCCAGAATAACTTATCTTTTTTGACTTTGGCTTATGCTTTCATATCAAACAATTCACAAATACCAAAGGTAAGCCGTTCAGCCTTAGCCCTGAAGCTATATAACCACTTCCTAATTATAGTAGGGGTCAACTTCAATAGGAATAGGATTTCTCAAACTGATTGTAAATCATACTAAGATCTCCCACTTGCTGCTAATTAATATCAAAATACATCATTGCTTTACTCGCTTCTTTCCAACATCACTTTAAGGACTTTCACATCAATAAAGCAATCGCAACCCAGGCCCAGCTCATCATATGCCAACTTGATTGTCCTTTCATCTCCCTTCGTGGCTCCTTCCAGTGCACTTTCAAGTGATCTCATAATCTCCCCGATACCATGGGTATAGGTTATGGGATTGTCAGTCGTTCGCTCCTCCAATACCTCACCTGAACACTTTCGCATCATAAAGCTGACGGTCACTTCACAATTTTTTCCAATACAAACTGGTTTATCACCAGTACAGCTCTGCGCAATTCTCTCTTCAGCAGATGAATCGGGGCAACAACATGATTGTTCTTTTGGTAAATTCAAGCTGGGATGGGCCGGCCGGAGATCACAGCCAAACATCTTCTCGCTCACATGGAGCTTGCCCAAGGCAAACTCATAAAAAACTTCCTCTGTGGGGTATACCCAGTACTTTTCATCCACTTGCACATGACAGCAGGATACTTTCTTCCCTTCACCACTCTGTTTTACCACTGGCCAGGAAAAGAAACTGGCAATACAGGGAATCTTCCCAAAGACTTTCTTGCTCTCCATATCTTCTTTTCTAATGTCAATGCCAATATGGTCCAAGTAGGGAAAACTCCCTCGCTGTTGACCGGATTTTTCCTCTTCCGAAACCGGGATACTGGAAAAAATAATGTTCAGTCCCTCAGGGAAACAATACTTGATGTATCCAACGGCAGCGTTCCTTGCCTGTCCACCATGTGTTGCTATTAATTCATGGGGCAATGAATCCACTGCTTCGACTTTGATGTGTAGGTGTATGCTTTCCGCCAGGTACAATTGCTCCTGAAAGGCAAAATCGCCCCTTGCCATATCACCCAAAAGTAGGACCACCCGTCGGGGCAACAATCCCGCTCGATCCATAAAATCCAAGATTGGCGTAATATTTTTCGGATTGATGTTCATAGGTTTTAGTATTTGGTCGTCGTGTTAGGAAACATGATAATTTGTAACCGGAATTTTTCCCATCGCCACATTCACGTGAGCTTTTCCATTTTTATAGCTCACCGTGCCAAAGCCTGTGGCAGTGGATAGAAAACAGGTGAAATCCCCAATTTTGGAAGAAATATAAAGGGTCTTTTCCACGGCATCATAGCGCAGCCCGGTAAGCCCTTGGAGCATCCCATAGCTTGACAGTGCCCTGGCATACCAGCTACCACATTCATATTCATTGAAAGGATTACGGATCCGGCCATCATAGCGATCCCTGCATGCACGGACGATTTCCAGCCCTTCGTCCACCCGTCCGGTGAGCATTAGGTGGGAAGCCACTTGGTATTCTATTCCTGTCCACACCTCATTGCTGTAGACAAAGGGCAGTGAAAGCTTCCCTCCCTTTGGCCAAGAACACAACAGCAACCCTCCTTCATCACCTAACGCATATCCTGGCCTCTGGGGGTTTACATGGTCGCTGAGCTCTGCCTTAAAGTTATAACGGTGAACCGAAGCAAGATGGCTGGCCACCTGCTCATCGTTCACGGGGTGGGAAAGCCCGCACATCTGGGCTATCCACGCCCCCAAAATCCCGTCAGAAAGGCAGCCCTTGCCATATTGGTATTTTGGGCCTTCCCTTTCCAGTAAAGCCAGTGCCTCCTTGGAGTATTGGGTATGAAAGGACAAGGCTTCTACAGGATTGGGCGCCTTCAGGCCGGTCCATTGGATCTTCTGGATATAATATTCACCGTCAAAAAGCTCTTTTTCCATAAAACCCTTTCCCTTTTGGTATAGATTTCGGTAACCGGACACATCTTTTCCCAGATATTCTCCCATGCCCGTCATCGCCAAAAGTGCGCCAAGGTAAAAACTGGTACACATCCCATCAGGTCCCCAGAATTCGATATCATAGGTATTGTGATGGGGTTCTTCCACGATCCCTTTCCTACCGGGATCCCAAGTGGAAATACAAAAATCCATGCTCTGCTTCACCAGTGGATACATTCGCTTTAGCCATGCTTGGTCCCCGCTGATCCGCCACTCTCTATAGACTTTCATGATTCCTCCCAACTGCCCATCAGCCGCTGAATGGAAATCATGCTTTAAAGGTGAAATCGGCAAATTCGCCCTGAAGGCCTGGTGGCCTTTTTCACTTTGGTTTTCGCATAATTCGGTATGGCGCAGGCTTCTCTCCAGTGCCGGAAACAGGTGGGGCACGGCTTGGGCATAGTTCCACACATGGGTGCATGAACCATGGCAGCATCCCCAGTCATCACTGCAGCCCTCCCAGTTCCACATCCTTCCGTCTCGCTGCCTCATGACGGTCGGGGATTTCAAAATGGTAAGATTGGCGGCCACCGCCTCCATTACCTCAGCAGGAAGTGTACTTGCGTAAAAAGCAGATGAGAACGTTTCGCTTTTGTCTTTTAGTGACTGATAATTGGAATTCCAAAAACCGGCCACTTCATCTATGGTGGCAAATTTCGAGGCATACCACGGCTTGTACTTTTTCGGGGTATCCTCATCGGCCGGTAAGCTTGCGTCTATGTCCGAGGCCTGGTCACAACAGCCTGATCCGGGCGCACATCCCTCCTCTGGCATCGGTTCTCCAAAGTGAAGGTCTGATTCGGGCACGTACCAAGCCATAAGTATCTTGATGGTACGGGACTCACCCGGGCTTAATTGGACAGGAATATAAAGCGACGCCCCAGGGGCTCCTTCCTCCACCGGATCATTGGATTTTACTTTCCCTTCTTTTATCGTTTCCCACACTATGGTGAGCGGATCAAACCATCCTCCCCTGAACCAGCAATGGTCCACCGTAGCTTCTTCTGTGGCGAAAACAGCAAAATCACCTTGGAAAAAAGGCTTGTCCTCTATTGCTTCCTGATGTAGGACAAAACCATTTTCCATGGGCTTTACGGTTCCTTTCTGATCCGGCATCCGCATAAAATTGGCTGAATGGAACGAAAAGACCCCTTCAACAGTACTTTTACCTTTATTGGTCAACTCGTACTCCACTCCTCCTACCGGCAAGCTGGAACTGTCCTCGTCAGTGGGGACAAATGGGCTCCAGCCGACTACTTTTGCCCCAATGGGCAGGTCATCATCGGAAAGGGAAATATGGCCAAAGGGAAAGTGTGCCCTAAAGTCTGCTTGTCCACATCTCGGCAGCCCAAAATTGGCTCCATGGGAACCATTGCCAGAACCTCTCCCACCAAATTTCTTCCAATCCGGAACAGGACCTTCGAGGACTTTGGCTCCCTTTTCCACACCTTTCACAGCGATAGCCGCAAACATATTGGGCTGGCGGAACATCTCTGGCCTGGCCCTTACCGACATGTGTGAAAAGGCACCTGTTCCTTCCAAGCAAAACATCCCTGCCCCAATTCCTCCGATGGGGAAGGCAAGCCTGCTGAGGTGCGCCCCGCTGTACGTTCCGTTATATTCATAGTTGGTCAGCGGGGCACCCTTCTTGATTTTAAGCTTGCTCTTTGAAGAGGTGTTCCTTTCCTTGGCCAAGGCTCCTCCCTGCTCAAAAAAGGAAACAGGAATTGCAGAAGCTCCTGCTCCCAATCCCAGTTTTTTTAGGAATGATCTGCGGTTGGTGGTTGGATTATTTTTGGGCATGTCAGTGTCGGGGTGTTTTTATGGTTGAAATGTTTATTTCACGTTTAGAAATTTACCGTATTTCCCAATGAATACCTGATATCTGATTCAAATTCATCGGAGGTTTCGATATCTGCCAATACCTTCACGATAAATTTGTAGGTGTTTTCTGGATCATAAGGATAGGCAAACGACACGGGATCATTGTCCAGTACCTGTGTTCCGGCATTTTGTCCATTGATGGAAATACTAATATGTACCATTACAGGCTGGACCACGTCAGCGGGATAACTGCTGGGCAGGTCCCACGCCAATGTAACTTCCTGTTCCTCCAAAGTATACTCCAGGTTACTTACAGGATCCACCGGCTCTCCAGGCTTGGACATCAGGATATCATCATCCTGACAACCAAGACAAAAAATCCCCATCATTAATAAATATATCAGTTTTGTTTTCATGGCGTTTTTCGATTTGTTAATTAATTGAAATTAGTAACCGGGATTTTGTTGGTACACTCCCTGGGCCCAATTGATCTGGTTTTGGGGAATGGGCAGGTACTCGTCCCTTCCTGTTGTAAAAAAGGCCACATCCAGCCACGACCTTCTTTCCCTTTCCTTTTCGAAGTGGGCATTCATCACTTCTGCAGCAATACCCCATCGTACCAGATCAAAGAACCTCCGACCTTCCATGGCCATTTCCAAACGGTTTTCCCATATCAATGCCTCCCAAGCATTCTCCTTGGTCCAATTGATATTGACCCCATCCACATAGGGTTCCACACGGTATTCCACCGGGTAGCTGCCATCCGGATAGGCCAGTCTGGTGGCGCTGTTGGACGCACGTTCACGAATTCGGTTGATAATGGGAAGCGCTTCGTCCTGCCTGTCCAGCTGAATCAGAATTTCCGCCTTCCACAGTAGCACTTCTGCAAATCGCACTTCAATTTGGTTCTTGGAATTGAACATCCAGAACTCATCCCATTTGCCCGGACTGTCCGTGGTGACATTTTCCTTCATGGAATGGAAATATCCATAAATACCTGGATCCCTGGATCCTGCACTGTCGTATCGTACACTTTGGTATTTCCATGGGAAACCTGGGATCCCAACCGTGTGGCCCAGCCTGGGATCCCAGGTATTGCCGTCAAAATATGCATCATAATCTGTCAGCTCGGCCTCATCATAGGTATCGAATAGCGGCAAGCCGTCAGCTCCTACACGGAAAGCATTGACCATATTATAGGTGGCCTTATGGAAATCACAGCAACTAAAGTAGGGATTCCACCAAGGGGCCGTAAGACCATTTCCTTCATTTAGGTTGCCTCTGGGTGTACCATCATCCCGGGTAAACTGCAGCTCCCACAAGGATTCGGGAGAGGCATTATCGTATTCCAGGATAAAATTATTGGCAAAATCCTCTGCCAGGTCATATCCTCCCTCGTCTATGATCATATCGATCAGTGAAAGGGCCTCGGTGAGTTTTTCACGATCGATATTGGTCACTTGATGGTTATTGTCCTGCGGATAGCCCATCCACATCAGCGTTTTCGCCTGATAGGCCAAGGCCGCAAACTTATTGGCCCTTCCCACCTCTTCTTGGTTGGCGGGGAGGTTTTGCGCAGCAAAGGCAAAATCGTCAAAGATTTTTTGCCATAAAGGCAAATCATTCGGCATATCTTCAGGACGGTTGGGGATGGTGACGATATCATCAGAAGTCGCCGTCTCATCGATATAGGGAATCCACTTAAACCTGCGCTTCAGCTTAAAATAGATCCATCCGCGCAAAAAGCGCATTTCGGCCAGCCTGGCTTGTTTCAAAGGATAATCTGCATCCTCTATCCGTAAGATGGCGTTGATCGCTGTATTGGTACGGGAGATGCCTTGGTAGCCCCTGTACCACACCCCGTCATTGTTCCCCACGCTGGCATTGACCAATGAAAAAACCTCCATTTGGTACCAAGGGGTCTGGTCACTTAGTCCCCCTCCGCCTTTATAAGCATCATCGGACCTCAAACTGGCGATCCAAGGATTCTGTGTATCAAAAGCATGGGTCCTTGGCATAAATGCATAGGCTGCTGTCACCAGTCCGTCCACATGCTCTGCTGAAGTCAACTGGTCTTCTGTAATGATTCCCTTTGGGGTTACATCCAGGATATCCTGGCACCCTGCCAAGGATAAGCTCAAGACACCCACCACTATATATTTTATCGTTGTTTTCATATCTGTTTATATTTTTCCGTTATTACCATGAATGGACATAGGATCAGAAAGTCACATTTACTCCTACCAAAAACATCTGTGGCCTCACATAAGGGCTTGAATATTCATTGGCCTTGGAAGGGTTTTCGGGATCTATGCCGGTATATTTATCATCTCCCCACCATTTTTTGATGTTGACGATATTCTGTGCATTGACATATAACCTGCACTGCTGCATTCCGAGGTTGGATATAAGGCTTTGTGGAAAGGTATAGCCCAATTCTATGTGCCTAAGCTTCAAGTATGATCCGGATTCCATAAAATAGGTAGAAAGCCGTCTTTCGTCATTGGGGTTCATGAGCGATACCGCTGGAATGGTGGATGTATTGTTTTGGGGTGTCCAAGCGCCCAACAGACGGGTAGCGTGGTTAAAGCCCTGCTGGGTCCACACATTCCAAAAATCGCTGTAGGTCTTCCAGTCATTCCTTACGGTGTTGCCCTTGACACCCTGCCAAAACATGGAGAAGTCAAAGTAACCATAACTTGCATCTACATTGAGCCCATAGATAAAATCCGGATCGCTCACGCCTATCCAGGTACGGTCATGCTCCCAAGTGATCCGGCCATCATTGTTCATGTCCCGGTAACGGATCCTTCCCAAGCCTTTGCCTGGCTGTTCAGGGGAATTGTCCACTTCCTCCTGAGTGGTAAAAAGCCCGTCTGCAATAAACCCGTAGAAGGAATTGAGTGGCCTGCCCAGGATATCATCATCCAGCCCGTTTCCTCCATAGGTGAACTTAACAGATTCCGGAAGATCATCGATCTTGTTTCGATAGGTACTGATATTTCCGGTTACGGAATAATTGAGCTTACCGACATGGCCGTGATAGGTCAGTGCAGCTTCGATGCCTTTATTGGTCATGTTGGCGGCATTGATCCATCGGTATCCGCCCTCTCCAATGGCCCCAAGGTACGGTGGTTCGTACAGCATTCCGTCCGTATATTTATGGAAATAATCCACTGAACCGGACAGGGCACCCTCCATCAACCCGAAGTCCAGGCCAATATCCGTCTGCCTGGTGGCTTCCCAGCGCAGGTTTGCATTGCCCGTATGCACCTTGCGATAACCGGAATAAAGCTCCCCTGTCTCGTTCCCTGCCAAACCATAGCTGGTTCCGTGATGCCCGGAAAAGTAGGCTGCATCATAAAAATTCACCAGGGCATTGG
It encodes:
- a CDS encoding class I SAM-dependent methyltransferase → MGSFDRQKHWENIYQSKRLEEVSWYQPTPKTSLSFLKQFNIPKHTKIIDVGGGDSLLVDHLIDLGYLNITVLDISESALKRARQRLGNRANKVKWLVADAETFVATEQYDFWHDRAAFHFLTEEQEIETYLENAQRSIKSEGILMLGTFSEEGPQKCSGIKIKQYSESTMTALLQRFFEKLKCKSVNHKTPFETIQQFTFCSFRKLQIDLI
- the merTP gene encoding mercuric transport protein MerTP yields the protein MNTSNQHSKQADFSTKSASAGLLAAIVASLCCITPVISFLAGISGIASTLSWMEPFRPYLIMLTIGVLAFAWYQKLRSRTAEEIACACEDDQKPSFWQSKKFLGIVTVFATLTLAFPSYSHIFYPNSTSSGVVADQDQTQIKLADFKLKGMTCTGCEEHVKHAVSGLNGVLETTASHKNANAQVKYNASLVDVNKIIEAINSTGYTVTESKVSDWNSENALFQSTTFNTIELSVKGMTCSGCESHITHAVGELDGVEEVKASYEKGNTIVKYDPSQVRKDKIVEAINKTGYKVVENKIQE
- a CDS encoding ArsR/SmtB family transcription factor, with protein sequence MNKSCIRVFADVEQIKHCKVEITRVAPSITMVAKALSLSGNEIRLKILFLLHKESKLCPCDMSDILDMTVPAISQHLKKLREGGLVVSEKVGQTIFYSLKMENLKVIAPILDSLVSTDQKSTVS
- a CDS encoding DUF4372 domain-containing protein → MFQDKYVFAQLISFLNRSKFIRIVARYNGDKYVKHFNCWNQLLCMMFGQLSNRESLRDLIAALDAHHSKCYHLGVGKNVSKSSLARANQDRDYPFILT
- a CDS encoding peptidylprolyl isomerase gives rise to the protein MNINPKNITPILDFMDRAGLLPRRVVLLLGDMARGDFAFQEQLYLAESIHLHIKVEAVDSLPHELIATHGGQARNAAVGYIKYCFPEGLNIIFSSIPVSEEEKSGQQRGSFPYLDHIGIDIRKEDMESKKVFGKIPCIASFFSWPVVKQSGEGKKVSCCHVQVDEKYWVYPTEEVFYEFALGKLHVSEKMFGCDLRPAHPSLNLPKEQSCCCPDSSAEERIAQSCTGDKPVCIGKNCEVTVSFMMRKCSGEVLEERTTDNPITYTHGIGEIMRSLESALEGATKGDERTIKLAYDELGLGCDCFIDVKVLKVMLERSE
- a CDS encoding GH116 family glycosyl hydrolase — translated: MPKNNPTTNRRSFLKKLGLGAGASAIPVSFFEQGGALAKERNTSSKSKLKIKKGAPLTNYEYNGTYSGAHLSRLAFPIGGIGAGMFCLEGTGAFSHMSVRARPEMFRQPNMFAAIAVKGVEKGAKVLEGPVPDWKKFGGRGSGNGSHGANFGLPRCGQADFRAHFPFGHISLSDDDLPIGAKVVGWSPFVPTDEDSSSLPVGGVEYELTNKGKSTVEGVFSFHSANFMRMPDQKGTVKPMENGFVLHQEAIEDKPFFQGDFAVFATEEATVDHCWFRGGWFDPLTIVWETIKEGKVKSNDPVEEGAPGASLYIPVQLSPGESRTIKILMAWYVPESDLHFGEPMPEEGCAPGSGCCDQASDIDASLPADEDTPKKYKPWYASKFATIDEVAGFWNSNYQSLKDKSETFSSAFYASTLPAEVMEAVAANLTILKSPTVMRQRDGRMWNWEGCSDDWGCCHGSCTHVWNYAQAVPHLFPALERSLRHTELCENQSEKGHQAFRANLPISPLKHDFHSAADGQLGGIMKVYREWRISGDQAWLKRMYPLVKQSMDFCISTWDPGRKGIVEEPHHNTYDIEFWGPDGMCTSFYLGALLAMTGMGEYLGKDVSGYRNLYQKGKGFMEKELFDGEYYIQKIQWTGLKAPNPVEALSFHTQYSKEALALLEREGPKYQYGKGCLSDGILGAWIAQMCGLSHPVNDEQVASHLASVHRYNFKAELSDHVNPQRPGYALGDEGGLLLCSWPKGGKLSLPFVYSNEVWTGIEYQVASHLMLTGRVDEGLEIVRACRDRYDGRIRNPFNEYECGSWYARALSSYGMLQGLTGLRYDAVEKTLYISSKIGDFTCFLSTATGFGTVSYKNGKAHVNVAMGKIPVTNYHVS
- a CDS encoding DUF4945 domain-containing protein — encoded protein: MKTKLIYLLMMGIFCLGCQDDDILMSKPGEPVDPVSNLEYTLEEQEVTLAWDLPSSYPADVVQPVMVHISISINGQNAGTQVLDNDPVSFAYPYDPENTYKFIVKVLADIETSDEFESDIRYSLGNTVNF
- a CDS encoding RagB/SusD family nutrient uptake outer membrane protein, producing MKTTIKYIVVGVLSLSLAGCQDILDVTPKGIITEDQLTSAEHVDGLVTAAYAFMPRTHAFDTQNPWIASLRSDDAYKGGGGLSDQTPWYQMEVFSLVNASVGNNDGVWYRGYQGISRTNTAINAILRIEDADYPLKQARLAEMRFLRGWIYFKLKRRFKWIPYIDETATSDDIVTIPNRPEDMPNDLPLWQKIFDDFAFAAQNLPANQEEVGRANKFAALAYQAKTLMWMGYPQDNNHQVTNIDREKLTEALSLIDMIIDEGGYDLAEDFANNFILEYDNASPESLWELQFTRDDGTPRGNLNEGNGLTAPWWNPYFSCCDFHKATYNMVNAFRVGADGLPLFDTYDEAELTDYDAYFDGNTWDPRLGHTVGIPGFPWKYQSVRYDSAGSRDPGIYGYFHSMKENVTTDSPGKWDEFWMFNSKNQIEVRFAEVLLWKAEILIQLDRQDEALPIINRIRERASNSATRLAYPDGSYPVEYRVEPYVDGVNINWTKENAWEALIWENRLEMAMEGRRFFDLVRWGIAAEVMNAHFEKERERRSWLDVAFFTTGRDEYLPIPQNQINWAQGVYQQNPGY